One window of the Halonatronomonas betaini genome contains the following:
- a CDS encoding ABC transporter substrate-binding protein, whose protein sequence is MIKKLTVIVLAVALVFSFSMMAEANEPIKIGGIAPITGTFAGLGSDTIEGIRMALEEVDYEIAGREIELFTEDTGGNTSQLLSGLDALEIRDEVDIILGPVLGGEGMAMIDWASDTDIPIIVTYSAPEDVTMRRAQPNVARAGWTGAQVMFDFGAYVVEDLGYNSVVIIGQDYAFPYNQAGGFMKGFYLAGGERVERIWHPIGTDDYSSIFATMPLDVDAALVITGGDDAIRFVSQWFDFGMDEDLPLLASANTVEPTVLPEIGDIAIGIQSSMHFAEGIDRPEFIDWAERYQEMFGKVPSAASDHGYTAARMALMAIEEMEGNIEDREEFMNIVRATEIPDAPRGPFRLDEYGNPIQNVYIKEVREVDGRLTNVVLETYEDVSQFGPFKDYPELYMSLPEHSASFPPDTQEEFFELLPEDFLSEFGF, encoded by the coding sequence ATGATAAAAAAATTAACTGTAATAGTATTAGCAGTTGCTCTGGTCTTTTCATTCTCAATGATGGCAGAGGCTAATGAACCTATTAAAATTGGTGGAATAGCTCCAATAACAGGAACATTTGCTGGTTTAGGCTCAGATACAATTGAAGGAATTAGAATGGCTCTGGAAGAAGTTGATTATGAAATAGCAGGCCGTGAAATTGAATTGTTTACTGAGGATACCGGAGGAAATACAAGTCAACTATTAAGTGGATTAGATGCATTAGAAATTAGAGATGAAGTTGATATAATATTAGGTCCAGTTCTTGGTGGAGAAGGTATGGCTATGATTGACTGGGCATCTGATACAGATATTCCTATTATAGTAACCTATTCAGCCCCAGAGGATGTTACAATGAGGCGTGCACAGCCTAATGTAGCCAGAGCAGGTTGGACTGGTGCCCAGGTAATGTTTGATTTTGGAGCTTATGTTGTTGAAGATTTAGGATATAACAGCGTAGTTATTATTGGCCAGGATTATGCATTCCCTTATAATCAGGCTGGTGGATTTATGAAAGGTTTTTATTTGGCTGGTGGAGAACGAGTAGAGAGAATTTGGCATCCAATTGGAACAGATGATTATAGTTCAATTTTTGCAACTATGCCCCTTGATGTAGATGCAGCTTTAGTTATAACAGGTGGAGACGATGCAATTAGATTTGTATCTCAGTGGTTTGATTTTGGAATGGATGAAGATCTACCTTTACTAGCTTCTGCTAATACTGTAGAACCAACTGTATTACCCGAGATTGGTGATATAGCAATTGGTATTCAGTCTTCAATGCATTTTGCTGAAGGGATAGATAGACCTGAATTTATAGATTGGGCTGAGAGATATCAAGAAATGTTCGGCAAAGTTCCTTCTGCAGCTTCTGACCATGGCTATACTGCAGCAAGAATGGCATTAATGGCCATTGAAGAAATGGAAGGAAATATAGAAGATAGAGAAGAATTCATGAATATTGTCAGAGCTACTGAAATTCCTGACGCTCCAAGAGGTCCATTCAGACTCGATGAATATGGTAATCCAATCCAGAACGTATATATAAAAGAAGTTAGAGAAGTTGATGGAAGGCTGACTAATGTTGTATTAGAGACTTATGAAGATGTTTCTCAATTTGGTCCTTTTAAAGACTATCCTGAACTTTATATGAGTTTACCAGAACATTCTGCTTCCTTCCCTCCAGATACACAGGAAGAATTCTTTGAATTGCTTCCTGAAGATTTCTTAAGTGAATTTGGTTTTTAA
- a CDS encoding branched-chain amino acid ABC transporter permease, translating to MFSPQVTLTILNGLTQAGLLFLIASGLTLAFGLMQVVNLAHGAFYLLGGFIGYSVFRATSIWWLAVIAGGLGIAIIGFFMERILLEKIRGNMLSETLLTIGISTVIADIVLFIWGGRPLSIQTPEFLNPRLNIFGVRYPGFRVFILFLSIAVGTILWFILFKTQLGAMIRAGVDDREMVAALGINIRKLFTLVFLLSAFLAGAAGVVGGTYLSLQIGTDVRYLVLALVVVIIGGMGSVGGAAIGALITGLILSFSGAYFPQLSFSLTFAPMVIILALKPGGLLGRKIT from the coding sequence ATGTTTAGTCCTCAGGTGACATTAACAATATTAAATGGATTAACACAGGCTGGCCTACTTTTTTTAATAGCAAGTGGTTTAACACTTGCTTTTGGTTTAATGCAGGTTGTTAATCTTGCACATGGTGCATTTTATCTCTTAGGAGGATTCATAGGTTATTCAGTTTTTAGAGCTACATCTATCTGGTGGCTTGCTGTAATTGCAGGCGGCCTTGGAATAGCTATTATAGGATTTTTTATGGAGCGTATCTTGCTTGAAAAAATAAGAGGCAATATGCTTTCAGAAACCCTATTAACTATTGGTATATCAACGGTTATTGCTGATATAGTGCTCTTTATTTGGGGAGGGAGACCTTTAAGTATTCAGACTCCAGAATTCTTAAATCCTCGCCTTAATATTTTTGGTGTAAGATATCCAGGTTTTAGAGTGTTTATTCTATTTCTTAGCATTGCCGTAGGGACTATACTCTGGTTTATATTATTTAAAACTCAGTTAGGCGCAATGATCAGAGCCGGTGTAGATGATAGAGAGATGGTAGCTGCACTTGGTATTAATATTAGAAAGCTGTTTACACTGGTATTTTTGCTTTCAGCATTTTTAGCAGGTGCTGCTGGAGTTGTAGGTGGAACCTATCTTTCGTTACAAATAGGAACCGATGTCCGCTATCTTGTTCTAGCTCTTGTAGTTGTAATAATTGGTGGTATGGGAAGTGTTGGTGGAGCAGCTATTGGAGCACTTATAACAGGTCTAATTTTGAGCTTTAGTGGAGCTTATTTTCCTCAGCTTTCATTCTCATTGACCTTTGCACCAATGGTAATTATTTTAGCTTTAAAACCAGGTGGGCTGCTAGGGAGGAAAATTACATGA
- a CDS encoding ABC transporter ATP-binding protein — protein MTDRILQVENLNSFYGQSQILYDINFELYKNETVIVLGRNGMGKTTLLRSIMNMNPPDNEGSINFKNLDISKFPSYDIAKSGIGLVPQGRRLFPSLSVYEHLTMTHRKGENNDWTPEKVFDLFPEIARRKNNKGTDLSGGEQQMLAIGRALVTNPSLLLLDEPLEGLAPVISEKVIDTVNLLKEEGITILWVEQKAVFIEKVADRVIIIEKGEIVYQANTQEFIENKEVKSEYLGV, from the coding sequence ATGACAGATAGAATTCTCCAGGTTGAAAATTTAAATTCCTTTTATGGACAAAGTCAAATTTTATATGATATAAATTTTGAATTATATAAGAATGAAACAGTAATTGTTTTAGGAAGAAACGGAATGGGTAAAACAACTCTTTTAAGATCTATTATGAATATGAATCCTCCAGATAATGAAGGCTCAATAAATTTCAAGAATCTAGATATCAGCAAATTTCCTTCATACGATATAGCAAAAAGTGGTATTGGATTAGTTCCTCAGGGAAGAAGATTATTTCCCTCGCTATCAGTATATGAGCATTTAACAATGACTCATAGAAAAGGTGAAAATAATGACTGGACACCAGAAAAAGTATTTGATCTTTTTCCTGAAATTGCAAGGAGAAAAAATAACAAAGGAACTGATTTAAGTGGCGGAGAGCAGCAGATGTTAGCAATAGGAAGAGCATTAGTTACTAACCCGAGTCTTCTTTTATTAGATGAACCACTAGAAGGTTTAGCACCAGTAATCTCTGAAAAGGTTATTGACACTGTTAACCTACTGAAAGAAGAGGGGATTACAATACTTTGGGTAGAACAAAAGGCAGTTTTTATAGAAAAAGTTGCTGACAGGGTTATAATTATTGAAAAAGGAGAAATTGTTTATCAAGCAAATACCCAGGAATTTATTGAGAATAAAGAAGTTAAATCTGAATATCTTGGTGTCTAA
- a CDS encoding branched-chain amino acid ABC transporter permease — MINKIKNNFNSFSFIAIVILALFAPYILTPFLLTVLIRVLYMTILTYSLSFLAGKGGMVSLGQTLFFGLSGYTLAILLISHGFSHWTAILAAMGAALVGALLIGLITIRTTGVYFIMISLALGQMAWAVALQWSSLTHGDDGIIGIRPPDLFGFSLTNRVNFYYLLLISFVLIFLFLRMISLSKFGLALKAVSNNPDKIQSLGYNTSLIRYISFVISGFIAGLSALFFVYYNGIISPVTVGINQAVWILVAAILGGINSLIGPLIGVTAVILMEVQLSRFTDRYMMIIGTVFILVILFMPEGIWGKIQELRR, encoded by the coding sequence ATGATAAATAAAATTAAAAATAATTTTAATAGTTTTAGTTTTATAGCTATAGTTATTTTAGCATTATTTGCTCCCTATATACTAACCCCATTTCTTTTAACTGTATTAATTAGAGTACTTTACATGACAATTCTAACTTATAGTTTAAGCTTTCTTGCTGGAAAAGGTGGGATGGTATCATTAGGACAGACTCTATTTTTTGGTTTGTCAGGTTATACTTTAGCAATCTTGCTAATTAGCCATGGTTTTTCTCATTGGACAGCTATTTTAGCTGCAATGGGAGCAGCATTGGTTGGTGCTTTATTGATAGGTTTAATAACAATAAGAACTACAGGTGTATATTTCATTATGATATCACTTGCTTTAGGTCAGATGGCCTGGGCAGTTGCATTACAGTGGAGTTCCTTAACTCATGGTGATGACGGAATTATTGGAATAAGACCACCAGATCTATTCGGGTTTTCCCTAACAAATCGAGTGAATTTTTATTATCTATTGTTAATCTCTTTTGTTCTAATCTTTCTTTTCTTGAGAATGATTAGTTTGTCAAAGTTTGGTTTAGCTTTAAAAGCAGTAAGTAATAATCCAGATAAAATTCAGTCCCTAGGTTATAATACCAGTTTAATCAGATATATCTCTTTTGTAATATCAGGTTTTATTGCTGGTTTATCAGCTTTATTCTTTGTTTATTATAATGGAATTATTAGTCCTGTAACTGTAGGAATCAATCAAGCAGTCTGGATTCTAGTTGCAGCAATTTTAGGTGGTATCAATTCATTAATAGGGCCATTAATTGGTGTAACTGCTGTTATTTTGATGGAAGTTCAGCTTAGTAGATTTACTGATAGATATATGATGATTATAGGTACAGTATTTATTTTGGTAATATTATTTATGCCTGAAGGAATCTGGGGAAAAATACAAGAATTAAGGAGGTGA
- a CDS encoding ABC transporter ATP-binding protein, with product MPDNEDYILQTINLSKSFGGIKAVNNVSFKVKPKENLGVIGPNGAGKTTMFNLITGYIPIDSGEIIFENNNIEKLPARKRSLTGISRTFQTSQLFLDLTIKENLFLAANKNQNTYNIFIPWNKDKEKIEKSIEIAKEIGLYDNFNVKAKELPHGKRRLLGIGQALISDSKLLMLDEPAAGLPAQERNTISKLIKKITKELTLIIIDHDMDIIFDLADRVLVMNQGEILAIGDPEEIQNNEEVQRIYVGGE from the coding sequence ATGCCAGATAATGAAGATTATATTTTACAAACTATAAATTTAAGTAAAAGTTTTGGAGGAATCAAGGCTGTTAATAATGTTAGTTTTAAAGTTAAGCCCAAAGAAAATTTAGGTGTAATTGGGCCTAATGGTGCTGGGAAAACTACTATGTTTAATTTAATTACAGGATATATTCCGATTGACTCAGGAGAGATAATATTTGAAAATAATAATATTGAAAAACTGCCTGCAAGAAAAAGATCTTTAACAGGTATTTCAAGGACTTTTCAGACCAGTCAGTTATTTTTAGATTTGACTATAAAGGAAAACTTGTTTTTAGCTGCAAATAAAAATCAAAATACTTATAATATCTTTATCCCCTGGAATAAAGATAAAGAGAAAATAGAAAAAAGTATAGAAATTGCAAAAGAGATTGGCTTATATGATAATTTTAATGTTAAAGCAAAGGAACTTCCCCATGGTAAAAGAAGATTACTTGGGATTGGGCAGGCATTAATATCTGATTCAAAATTATTAATGTTAGATGAGCCTGCAGCAGGTTTACCTGCTCAAGAAAGGAATACTATTTCTAAATTGATAAAGAAAATTACAAAAGAATTAACATTAATTATTATAGATCATGATATGGATATAATTTTCGATTTAGCAGATAGAGTATTAGTAATGAATCAAGGAGAAATTCTTGCCATTGGTGATCCAGAAGAGATACAAAATAATGAAGAAGTTCAACGCATTTATGTTGGAGGGGAATAA
- a CDS encoding LuxR C-terminal-related transcriptional regulator, whose product MNTILKTRLKPPTSSHRLINRERLNNLFFKDLESANGFLRSCTTIFAPAGFGKTSFLLNIYHELEKRDYMICWLTLASEHNSPVTLMRYLISSIKSQLDNFAPDINDIIDEIDRSGFSKSIYNQIRDNLLVYFLNQLESIDNRLFIFIDELNAIESENTLDLINFIIDNLPGKIHLVIAGRGIPENWPLNRWQSKGKLLALSLQELKFSETEIIDFFRENELPVSDESINKISRLTDGWITGIKLITNLRGYTSNLNESLINKLPASKELIFEYLIEDVLDDIDPDLKDFILQTALLNKFNYDLAAAITGRENSQELIDQVYQKQLFLSKYESQGSWYGYHSVFSEAIKKYLERYNHQIISETYSKATDWFLANNLIDDAVEQALLAENYDQVGEILFDNFKELNTEGKHILIKEWLERIPEEEINNNLKLYLMNLFILNLLSGQHDLIEKKIDYLQDKINQGILNQYPKKEADIYTGIFYLTRFVYANSKGEKLDIKGSPDDLLKKLPANSYWEMLINMVAGNELMLSGQFEQAIKRFNAVRNSYPADDYNFFIQVANLKEIISYWYTGNLYQTEKLSNKLLQQKINSTAINNSLTRFVEMIKGAILTEYNQIEAASQLVYSNLDKIQNSPAITSIKSYSYSFALKHLFSVKDYARAEELLNELDLIEDAVKNAFFSCWNNAWRARLWISDESNTGNCQKAIKYLKAKGINENNEIQLFRDEEFLALARAYLIIDSFDKAKKLLDNILDFSQKYGLIGTELKSRLLYAKLSYRRSQNIDINNIAYILNISLENEYFRTIIDEGQEIARILAAYKSEVDLLDDDKEELINKIFAELDYKNPEILSEREIEILKKISEGKTNKEIAENLFITLNTVKWHTSNIYSKLSVKNRTEAVKEAKKLGLL is encoded by the coding sequence ATGAATACAATTCTAAAAACCAGATTAAAACCACCAACAAGTTCTCACAGGTTGATCAACCGGGAGAGATTAAATAATTTATTCTTTAAAGACCTGGAATCAGCAAACGGCTTTTTACGTTCCTGCACAACTATTTTTGCCCCGGCAGGTTTTGGCAAGACATCTTTTTTACTGAATATTTATCATGAGTTAGAAAAAAGAGATTATATGATTTGCTGGTTGACCCTGGCATCTGAGCATAATTCTCCAGTAACATTAATGAGGTATTTAATAAGCTCTATTAAATCTCAGTTAGATAATTTTGCACCGGATATCAATGATATTATTGATGAAATAGATAGGTCAGGCTTTAGTAAAAGTATTTATAACCAGATCAGAGATAATTTGCTGGTCTATTTTCTTAATCAGCTTGAATCAATAGATAACCGACTTTTTATTTTTATAGATGAGCTTAATGCAATAGAATCTGAAAATACCCTTGATTTAATCAATTTTATAATTGATAATCTGCCTGGGAAAATCCATTTAGTTATTGCCGGTAGGGGCATTCCAGAAAACTGGCCATTAAATCGCTGGCAGTCCAAAGGCAAACTCCTTGCCCTTAGCCTCCAGGAATTAAAGTTTTCTGAGACAGAGATAATTGATTTCTTTAGAGAAAATGAACTGCCAGTATCAGATGAAAGTATTAATAAAATATCCAGGCTAACAGATGGCTGGATTACAGGAATAAAATTAATTACAAACTTAAGAGGCTATACAAGCAATCTCAATGAAAGCCTCATTAACAAACTACCAGCCAGTAAAGAATTAATCTTTGAATATCTAATCGAAGATGTTCTCGATGATATTGACCCCGATTTAAAAGACTTTATCCTGCAGACAGCTTTATTAAATAAATTCAACTATGATCTTGCTGCTGCCATAACTGGCCGAGAAAATAGTCAGGAATTAATCGATCAGGTATATCAGAAACAGTTATTTTTAAGTAAGTATGAAAGTCAGGGCAGCTGGTATGGCTATCATTCAGTATTTTCAGAGGCAATCAAAAAATATCTTGAAAGATACAATCATCAAATTATTTCTGAAACCTATTCAAAGGCTACCGACTGGTTTTTAGCCAATAACCTGATAGATGATGCAGTAGAGCAGGCTTTACTGGCAGAAAACTACGATCAGGTTGGCGAGATCCTCTTTGATAACTTTAAAGAACTAAATACTGAAGGAAAGCATATCCTGATAAAAGAATGGCTGGAGAGAATTCCAGAGGAAGAAATTAATAATAATTTGAAGCTCTATTTAATGAACCTATTTATCCTCAATCTATTATCAGGCCAGCATGATCTAATTGAAAAGAAGATCGACTATCTCCAGGACAAGATAAACCAGGGCATTTTAAATCAGTATCCAAAAAAAGAAGCAGATATCTATACAGGCATCTTCTATCTTACCCGGTTTGTTTATGCCAATTCAAAGGGGGAAAAATTGGATATAAAGGGTTCCCCTGATGATCTATTAAAAAAACTTCCTGCAAATTCATACTGGGAAATGTTAATTAATATGGTTGCTGGCAATGAACTTATGCTCTCAGGCCAATTCGAGCAGGCTATCAAAAGATTTAATGCCGTCAGAAATAGCTATCCAGCCGATGATTATAACTTCTTTATCCAGGTAGCAAACTTAAAGGAGATAATCTCATACTGGTATACAGGCAATCTTTATCAAACTGAGAAGCTCTCCAATAAATTGTTACAGCAGAAAATCAATAGTACTGCTATTAATAACAGCCTGACCAGGTTTGTTGAAATGATCAAAGGGGCAATTCTAACTGAATATAACCAAATAGAAGCTGCCAGTCAATTGGTCTATAGCAATTTAGATAAGATCCAGAATAGCCCTGCCATCACAAGTATTAAATCCTATTCATATTCATTTGCCCTAAAGCATCTATTTTCAGTAAAGGATTATGCCAGGGCAGAGGAATTACTTAATGAATTAGATCTTATTGAAGATGCAGTCAAGAATGCCTTTTTTAGTTGCTGGAATAATGCCTGGAGAGCCAGGTTATGGATTTCTGATGAGAGTAATACTGGTAATTGCCAGAAAGCTATTAAGTACTTAAAGGCTAAAGGAATAAATGAGAATAATGAGATCCAGCTCTTTAGAGATGAAGAATTCCTGGCCCTGGCCAGAGCTTATCTTATAATTGATAGCTTCGATAAGGCAAAAAAACTGCTGGATAATATACTGGATTTCTCTCAGAAATATGGACTGATTGGCACAGAATTAAAGTCCAGGCTCTTATATGCAAAACTCAGCTATAGAAGATCTCAAAATATTGATATAAATAATATTGCCTATATTTTAAATATAAGTTTAGAAAATGAATATTTTAGAACAATTATAGATGAAGGCCAGGAAATAGCCAGGATACTTGCAGCTTATAAGTCAGAAGTTGATCTGCTGGATGACGATAAAGAAGAATTGATTAATAAAATATTTGCTGAGCTGGATTATAAAAACCCTGAAATTTTAAGTGAAAGAGAGATTGAAATTCTCAAAAAAATATCAGAGGGCAAGACAAACAAAGAGATAGCTGAAAACCTATTTATAACTTTGAATACAGTTAAGTGGCATACCAGCAACATCTATAGTAAACTCTCAGTTAAAAACAGGACAGAGGCGGTCAAAGAGGCTAAAAAATTAGGTTTATTATAA
- a CDS encoding phosphoenolpyruvate hydrolase family protein, protein MLKDFRDKISKNEIIIGGGAGTGISAKFAERGNIDLIIIYNSGRFRMAGRGSLAGLLPFGDANEILMEMADEVLPVVEKTPVLAGVCGTDPFRRMEYFLDEVKAKGFAGIQNFPTVGLFDGDFRSNLEETNMGIDAEVEMIRIANEKGLLTCPYAFDEEVAVKMAEAGADILVPHMGLTTKGSIGAETAMTLEEAAKRVQAMHDAAKEVNPDILVLCHGGPIAEPEDAEYIIKNTKGVVGFFGASSIERLPTEKAIREQTEKFKRIPLS, encoded by the coding sequence ATATTAAAGGACTTTCGTGATAAGATTAGTAAAAATGAAATTATAATAGGTGGTGGAGCTGGAACAGGGATATCAGCAAAATTTGCTGAAAGAGGTAATATTGACTTAATAATTATCTATAATTCAGGTAGATTTAGAATGGCAGGTAGAGGTTCTTTAGCTGGATTACTTCCATTTGGAGATGCTAATGAAATATTAATGGAAATGGCAGATGAAGTTCTTCCAGTAGTTGAAAAAACTCCTGTACTGGCTGGAGTATGCGGTACTGATCCATTTAGAAGAATGGAATATTTTTTAGATGAAGTAAAAGCAAAAGGTTTTGCTGGAATTCAGAATTTCCCTACTGTGGGGCTGTTTGATGGAGATTTTCGTTCAAATCTAGAAGAAACCAATATGGGTATTGATGCCGAGGTTGAAATGATTAGAATTGCTAATGAAAAAGGTCTTTTAACCTGTCCCTATGCTTTTGATGAAGAAGTAGCAGTTAAAATGGCTGAAGCCGGAGCAGATATTTTAGTTCCTCATATGGGCTTAACAACTAAAGGCTCGATTGGCGCTGAAACAGCAATGACACTAGAAGAAGCTGCCAAAAGAGTTCAGGCCATGCATGATGCTGCTAAAGAAGTTAATCCAGATATATTGGTGTTGTGTCATGGTGGGCCAATTGCAGAACCAGAAGATGCAGAGTATATTATTAAAAATACTAAAGGAGTTGTTGGTTTCTTCGGAGCTTCAAGTATTGAAAGACTTCCGACAGAAAAAGCTATTAGAGAGCAGACAGAGAAGTTTAAAAGAATACCATTATCATAA
- a CDS encoding Tm-1-like ATP-binding domain-containing protein produces MSEKKVVGIIGTLDTKGKECEFVRDIIRNQGLETLIIDSGVKNEPKIKADISREEVADAGGESLKSLIEKDDRGHAVSVMGKGVNKTVSKLFNDKKIDGLISLGGSAGTTIGTAAMRSLPYGVPKVMVSTLASGDTSPFVGTKDILMLNSVVDVAGLNKILKTVLTNAALSVASMVKNNELVKNIKSDKPLIAASMFGVTTPCIEKAKEYLEDKGYEVLVFHATGTGGRTMEELVKEGHLVGVLDVTTTELADQLVGGVLSAGENRLEAAAEKGIPQVISTGALDMVNFGPFDTVPDKFSNRNLYKHNENVTLMRTNKEENRKLGKIIAEKINKSQPGKTEVFLPLGGVSMIDAKGQPFYGPDEDELLFNEIEKNLKDGIKLHKLDNNLNDEEFAVKIAESLHKLIQNN; encoded by the coding sequence ATGTCTGAAAAAAAAGTTGTTGGTATTATTGGGACGCTGGATACTAAAGGCAAAGAATGTGAATTTGTTAGGGATATAATTAGGAATCAAGGTTTAGAAACATTAATTATTGATTCAGGAGTTAAGAATGAGCCAAAAATTAAAGCTGATATTTCTAGAGAAGAAGTAGCAGATGCTGGTGGTGAATCATTAAAAAGTTTAATTGAAAAAGATGATAGAGGGCATGCAGTATCAGTAATGGGTAAAGGTGTTAATAAAACTGTCAGTAAACTTTTCAATGACAAAAAGATTGATGGACTTATCTCCTTAGGAGGCTCAGCAGGAACAACAATAGGTACTGCTGCAATGAGATCTCTACCTTATGGAGTTCCAAAAGTTATGGTTTCAACTCTTGCTTCAGGTGATACATCTCCATTTGTTGGCACAAAGGATATACTAATGTTAAATTCAGTTGTTGATGTTGCAGGCTTAAATAAAATATTAAAAACTGTATTAACCAATGCCGCACTCTCAGTTGCCAGTATGGTTAAAAATAATGAATTGGTCAAAAATATTAAAAGCGATAAACCTTTAATTGCAGCCAGTATGTTTGGAGTCACAACACCATGTATAGAGAAAGCTAAAGAATATTTGGAAGACAAAGGTTATGAAGTTCTTGTCTTTCATGCAACAGGCACAGGCGGTAGAACAATGGAAGAATTAGTTAAAGAAGGCCATCTTGTTGGTGTATTAGATGTAACAACTACAGAATTAGCTGATCAGTTAGTTGGAGGAGTTTTATCAGCAGGTGAAAATAGACTTGAAGCTGCAGCAGAAAAAGGTATTCCACAGGTGATTTCAACAGGAGCTTTAGATATGGTCAATTTTGGCCCATTTGATACTGTTCCAGATAAGTTTTCTAATCGCAACTTATATAAGCATAATGAAAATGTCACTTTAATGAGAACAAATAAAGAAGAAAATCGTAAATTAGGCAAAATAATTGCAGAGAAAATTAATAAGAGTCAACCAGGCAAAACAGAAGTATTTTTACCATTAGGTGGAGTTTCAATGATTGATGCTAAAGGTCAGCCTTTTTATGGACCTGATGAAGATGAATTACTTTTTAATGAAATTGAAAAAAACTTAAAAGATGGTATAAAACTTCATAAGCTTGATAATAATTTAAATGATGAAGAATTTGCAGTTAAGATAGCAGAAAGCTTGCATAAACTAATTCAAAATAATTAA